A DNA window from Engystomops pustulosus chromosome 6, aEngPut4.maternal, whole genome shotgun sequence contains the following coding sequences:
- the LOC140065212 gene encoding C3a anaphylatoxin chemotactic receptor-like produces MQKDAQRKCLRMLVCLLKKSLGIDIDNGWKQVTIRMVSLNDNRTSPNTTEYLIYYWLSSHELKILQKISIILYSIIFILGIIGNGLVIWIARFRMKKTISVMWFLHLAIADLLCCASIPMRIAEWSFSGICSVSSGIYCLMNNILFYLNLSVSVLLLTAMSVDRWVSVMWPFWAKDHRTLKLVRITAGIIWGLSFIWTGILFFYFHFLHNVKKSYVQDLIVDLISLVLMFVIPFLIIFTSYVTIYLKPRKSSRLQRSQRPYRIITAVILCFFICWAPYYIWALTSQFQYDTTDIVIKCLAYLNSCINPIIYVIMGQDFRHSFLRSIPFRVEKALSEPPDDLGREQEDPDRTPATDV; encoded by the exons GTTACAATCAGGATGGTTTCACTAAATGATAACCGGACCTCACCCAACACAACTGAATATTtgatttactactggct GTCATCTCATGAGCTTAAAATTTTACAGAAGATCTCAATAATATTATACAGCATCATTTTCATTCTCGGGATTATTGGAAATGGATTAGTCATCTGGATTGCCAGATTCAGGATGAAGAAGACAATCAGTGTCATGTGGTTCCTCCACTTGGCCATCGCGGACCTCCTGTGCTGCGCTTCTATCCCTATGCGCATTGCTGAGTGGTCTTTCAGTGGTATATGCTCAGTGTCATCAGGTATTTACTGCTTGATGAATAATATTCTGTTTTATTTGAACCTGAgcgtcagtgtcctcctcctgacgGCCATGAGTGTTGATCGCTGGGTATCGGTCATGTGGCCATTTTGGGCTAAAGATCATAGGACACTTAAACTAGTGAGAATCACTGCAGGAATTATCTGGGGGCTGAGTTTTATTTGGACTGGaatattgtttttctattttcaCTTCCTTCATAATGTAAAGAAGAGCTATGTTCAAGACCTGATCGTTGACCTGATCAGCTTAGTTCTAATGTTTGTGATCCCTTTTCTCATCATCTTCACCAGTTATGTCACAATTTATCTCAAACCTAGAAAAAGTAGTAGACTCCAGAGATCTCAGAGACCCTACAGGATCATCACCGCTGTCATATTGTGTTTCTTCATCTGTTGGGCTCCGTATTACATCTGGGCGCTAACAAGTCAGTTCCAATATGATACAACAGATATTGTAATTAAATGCCTGGCTTATCTTAACAGTTGCATCAACCCAATTATTTATGTTATTATGGGCCAGGATTTTAGACACAGTTTCCTGAGATCAATCCCCTTCAGGGTAGAGAAAGCTTTAAGTGAACCTCCTGATGACCTTGGGAGAGAACAAGAGGATCCCGATCGTACTCCAGCTACTGATGTTTAG